One region of Glycine max cultivar Williams 82 chromosome 9, Glycine_max_v4.0, whole genome shotgun sequence genomic DNA includes:
- the LOC100802866 gene encoding probable serine/threonine-protein kinase PIX7 isoform X1 codes for MGFRNNAIQAGSLDVGKSKVSLQKDGAEKEIGCCVKFCFIGSCIPSRSKVDNSISGTSANSVEKTSASEKSKKETNAPPGSSTSTSNAESVPSTPKFSEELKVSSRLRKFTFNELKLATRNFRPESLLGEGGFGCVFKGWIEENGTAPVKPGTGLTVAVKTLNHDGLQGHKEWLAELDILGDLVHPNLVKLVGFCIEDDQRLLVYECMPRGSLENHLFRKGSLPLPWSIRMKIALGAAKGLTFLHEEAQRPVIYRDFKTSNILLDAEYNAKLSDFGLAKDGPEGEKTHISTRVMGTYGYAAPEYVMTGHLTSKSDVYSFGVVLLEMLTGRRSIDKNRPNGEHNLVEWARPVLGDRRMLLRIIDPRLEGHFSVKGSQKAAQLAAQCLSRDPKSRPMMSEVVQALKPLQNLKDMAISSYHFQVARVDRTMSMPKNGMQAQLASLSRKGQPVRILSSPKGPHGSPYHHYIKSPKPNG; via the exons ATGGGGTTTAGGAATAATGCAATTCAGGCTGGGAGTTTGGATGTGGGAAAGTCAAAGGTAAGTTTGCAAAAGGATGGTGCTGAGAAGGAAATTGGGTGCTGTGTTAAATTCTGTTTCATTGGTAGCTGTATACCTTCAAGATCAAAGGTTGATAACTCCATAAGTGGCACTAGTGCTAACAGTG tgGAAAAAACATCTGCATCTGAGAAaagcaagaaggaaacaaatgcTCCTCCAGGGTCCTCTACATCAACCAGTAATGCAGAAAGTGTCCCTTCCACTCCAAAATTCAGTGAGGAGTTGAAGGTTTCTTCTCGTTTGAGAAAATTTACATTCAATGAGCTTAAATTGGCCACTAGGAATTTCAGGCCGGAGAGTCTTCTTGGCGAGGGAGGGTTTGGTTGTGTGTTCAAGGGTTGGATTGAGGAAAATGGAACTGCACCTGTGAAACCTGGTACTGGGCTTACTGTTGCAGTCAAGACCCTCAACCATGATGGACTGCAGGGTCACAAAGAGTGGCTT GCAGAGTTAGACATTCTTGGTGACCTTGTCCATCCGAATCTGGTCAAATTGGTTGGTTTCTGTATTGAAGATGACCAAAGATTATTGGTTTATGAATGTATGCCTCGTGGAAGTTTGGAGAACCACCTCTTCAGAA AAGGGTCGTTGCCTCTTCCTTGGTCTATTAGAATGAAAATTGCACTTGGTGCTGCAAAAGGTCTTACTTTTCTCCATGAAGAAGCTCAGAGGCCTGTAATCTATCGTGATTTTAAGACATCTAATATTCTGTTAGATGCG GAATACAATGCCAAACTCTCTGATTTTGGACTCGCCAAAGATGGTCCTGAAGGGGAAAAGACACACATATCAACAAGAGTCATGGGAACATATGGTTATGCAGCTCCTGAATATGTGATGACTG GACATTTGACATCAAAAAGTGATGTCTATAGTTTTGGAGTAGTGCTACTTGAAATGCTCACTGGCCGACGATCTATCGATAAAAATAGACCAAACGGGGAACACAATCTTGTGGAGTGGGCAAGACCTGTACTAGGAGACCGGAGGATGTTACTACGAATAATTGACCCTCGCCTTGAAGGTCACTTCTCTGTTAAAGGGTCACAGAAGGCTGCGCAGCTTGCTGCTCAATGCCTTAGCCGTGATCCGAAATCCAGACCTATGATGAGCGAAGTTGTTCAAGCTCTGAAGCCTTTGCAAAACCTCAAGGATATGGCTATCTCATCTTATCACTTCCAGGTTGCGCGAGTAGATCGTACCATGTCCATGCCTAAAAATGGTATGCAAGCACAGTTAGCATCTTTATCGAGGAAGGGTCAACCAGTGAGGATCTTGTCAAGTCCAAAAGGTCCTCATGGTTCTCCATATCATCACTATATCAAGTCACCAAAACCTAATGGATAA
- the LOC100802866 gene encoding probable serine/threonine-protein kinase PIX7 isoform X2, whose product MGFRNNAIQAGSLDVGKSKVSLQKDGAEKEIGCCVKFCFIGSCIPSRSKVDNSISGTSANSVEKTSASEKSKKETNAPPGSSTSTSNAESVPSTPKFSEELKVSSRLRKFTFNELKLATRNFRPESLLGEGGFGCVFKGWIEENGTAPVKPGTGLTVAVKTLNHDGLQGHKEWLAELDILGDLVHPNLVKLVGFCIEDDQRLLVYECMPRGSLENHLFRRSLPLPWSIRMKIALGAAKGLTFLHEEAQRPVIYRDFKTSNILLDAEYNAKLSDFGLAKDGPEGEKTHISTRVMGTYGYAAPEYVMTGHLTSKSDVYSFGVVLLEMLTGRRSIDKNRPNGEHNLVEWARPVLGDRRMLLRIIDPRLEGHFSVKGSQKAAQLAAQCLSRDPKSRPMMSEVVQALKPLQNLKDMAISSYHFQVARVDRTMSMPKNGMQAQLASLSRKGQPVRILSSPKGPHGSPYHHYIKSPKPNG is encoded by the exons ATGGGGTTTAGGAATAATGCAATTCAGGCTGGGAGTTTGGATGTGGGAAAGTCAAAGGTAAGTTTGCAAAAGGATGGTGCTGAGAAGGAAATTGGGTGCTGTGTTAAATTCTGTTTCATTGGTAGCTGTATACCTTCAAGATCAAAGGTTGATAACTCCATAAGTGGCACTAGTGCTAACAGTG tgGAAAAAACATCTGCATCTGAGAAaagcaagaaggaaacaaatgcTCCTCCAGGGTCCTCTACATCAACCAGTAATGCAGAAAGTGTCCCTTCCACTCCAAAATTCAGTGAGGAGTTGAAGGTTTCTTCTCGTTTGAGAAAATTTACATTCAATGAGCTTAAATTGGCCACTAGGAATTTCAGGCCGGAGAGTCTTCTTGGCGAGGGAGGGTTTGGTTGTGTGTTCAAGGGTTGGATTGAGGAAAATGGAACTGCACCTGTGAAACCTGGTACTGGGCTTACTGTTGCAGTCAAGACCCTCAACCATGATGGACTGCAGGGTCACAAAGAGTGGCTT GCAGAGTTAGACATTCTTGGTGACCTTGTCCATCCGAATCTGGTCAAATTGGTTGGTTTCTGTATTGAAGATGACCAAAGATTATTGGTTTATGAATGTATGCCTCGTGGAAGTTTGGAGAACCACCTCTTCAGAA GGTCGTTGCCTCTTCCTTGGTCTATTAGAATGAAAATTGCACTTGGTGCTGCAAAAGGTCTTACTTTTCTCCATGAAGAAGCTCAGAGGCCTGTAATCTATCGTGATTTTAAGACATCTAATATTCTGTTAGATGCG GAATACAATGCCAAACTCTCTGATTTTGGACTCGCCAAAGATGGTCCTGAAGGGGAAAAGACACACATATCAACAAGAGTCATGGGAACATATGGTTATGCAGCTCCTGAATATGTGATGACTG GACATTTGACATCAAAAAGTGATGTCTATAGTTTTGGAGTAGTGCTACTTGAAATGCTCACTGGCCGACGATCTATCGATAAAAATAGACCAAACGGGGAACACAATCTTGTGGAGTGGGCAAGACCTGTACTAGGAGACCGGAGGATGTTACTACGAATAATTGACCCTCGCCTTGAAGGTCACTTCTCTGTTAAAGGGTCACAGAAGGCTGCGCAGCTTGCTGCTCAATGCCTTAGCCGTGATCCGAAATCCAGACCTATGATGAGCGAAGTTGTTCAAGCTCTGAAGCCTTTGCAAAACCTCAAGGATATGGCTATCTCATCTTATCACTTCCAGGTTGCGCGAGTAGATCGTACCATGTCCATGCCTAAAAATGGTATGCAAGCACAGTTAGCATCTTTATCGAGGAAGGGTCAACCAGTGAGGATCTTGTCAAGTCCAAAAGGTCCTCATGGTTCTCCATATCATCACTATATCAAGTCACCAAAACCTAATGGATAA
- the LOC100801456 gene encoding auxin efflux carrier component, translating into MISLADAYHVVASTVPLYVTMILAYISVKWWKIFTPDQCSGINKFVAKFSIPLLSFQVISSNNIYKMSLKLIYADFLQKLLAFLVLIAITKISGRGGLKWIITGLSITTLPNTLILGIPLVKAMYKSEAVVLLAQIIFLQSMIWYNLLLFLYELDAVKTRPTAAASSSQGSDHTSTNDYNFLSTKFSKAIIDIVACIITNVIQYKNLMHEYSMKTCFSKSFEGNQRQLGWSDNKSFRACTNTYKYLHKTVPEMKMKLIKNPNTYATLLGFIWSSIKFRWGLHMPEVVSQSIEILSNGGLGMAMFSLGLFMASQSSIIACGPRMAMVAIGLKVVLGPTLMAVASFVIGLRDTLFKVAIVQAALPQGIVPFVFAKEYNVHPAVLSTAILLGMLIALPVELAFYFLLAI; encoded by the exons ATGATTTCCTTAGCCGATGCCTATCATGTAGTGGCGTCCACCGTCCCATTATATGTGACCATGATACTGGCCTACATTTCTGTGAAAtggtggaaaatcttcacacCAGATCAATGTTCAGGCATAAACAAATTTGTGGCAAAGTTCTCTATCCCACTTTTGTCTTTTCAAGTCATTTCCTCTAACAACATCTACAAAATGAGCCTCAAACTCATATATGCCGACTTTCTTCAGAAATTGCTTGCATTTCTCGTCTTGATAGCAATCACTAAGATCAGTGGCCGAGGAGGCTTGAAATGGATCATAACTGGTTTGTCCATAACAACACTTCCTAACACTTTGATTCTTGGAATCCCTCTCGTGAAGGCTATGTATAAGAGTGAAGCAGTTGTTCTCCTGGCACAGATTATTTTCTTGCAGAGCATGATTTGGTACAATTTGTTGTTGTTCCTTTATGAACTTGATGCTGTCAAGACCAGGCCTACTGCAGCTGCATCATCATCACAAGGATCAG ATCACACATCGACTAATGATTA TAATTTTCTTTCAACAAAATTCTCTAAAGCCATAATTGATATCGTTGCATGTATAATCACTAATGTTATACAGTACAAAAACCTAATGCACGAATACAGTATGAAAACATGTTTTTCCAAAT cctTTGAGGGAAATCAAAGGCAGTTGGGGTGGAGTGATAATAAGAGTTTTCGTGCATGTACGAACAC GTACAAATATCTCCATAAAACTGTCCCAGAAATGAAAATG AAGCTAATTAAAAATCCTAATACATATGCAACTTTATTGGGTTTTATTTGGTCAAGCATAAAATTTAG GTGGGGATTACATATGCCTGAAGTTGTTAGTCAGTCAATCGAAATATTGTCCAATGGAGGTCTAGGCATGGCCATGTTCAGCTTAG GTCTGTTTATGGCATCACAGTCAAGCATCATAGCATGTGGGCCAAGGATGGCAATGGTGGCAATAGGACTGAAAGTTGTGCTTGGACCTACCCTGATGGCTGTGGCTTCCTTTGTGATTGGATTAAGAGACACATTGTTTAAAGTGGCAATTGTTCAG GCAGCTCTACCCCAAGGAATTGTTCCTTTTGTTTTTGCCAAAGAGTATAATGTCCATCCAGCCGTTTTAAGCACTGC GATCTTGTTAGGAATGCTCATTGCCTTGCCGGTGGAATTGGCCTTCTACTTCCTATTAGCAATTTGA
- the LOC100801456 gene encoding auxin efflux carrier component isoform X1, with amino-acid sequence MISLADAYHVVASTVPLYVTMILAYISVKWWKIFTPDQCSGINKFVAKFSIPLLSFQVISSNNIYKMSLKLIYADFLQKLLAFLVLIAITKISGRGGLKWIITGLSITTLPNTLILGIPLVKAMYKSEAVVLLAQIIFLQSMIWYNLLLFLYELDAVKTRPTAAASSSQGSGETDTGREVQSKGEEDAEPRIKRKRKVLLILVTVGKKLIKNPNTYATLLGFIWSSIKFRWGLHMPEVVSQSIEILSNGGLGMAMFSLGLFMASQSSIIACGPRMAMVAIGLKVVLGPTLMAVASFVIGLRDTLFKVAIVQAALPQGIVPFVFAKEYNVHPAVLSTAILLGMLIALPVELAFYFLLAI; translated from the exons ATGATTTCCTTAGCCGATGCCTATCATGTAGTGGCGTCCACCGTCCCATTATATGTGACCATGATACTGGCCTACATTTCTGTGAAAtggtggaaaatcttcacacCAGATCAATGTTCAGGCATAAACAAATTTGTGGCAAAGTTCTCTATCCCACTTTTGTCTTTTCAAGTCATTTCCTCTAACAACATCTACAAAATGAGCCTCAAACTCATATATGCCGACTTTCTTCAGAAATTGCTTGCATTTCTCGTCTTGATAGCAATCACTAAGATCAGTGGCCGAGGAGGCTTGAAATGGATCATAACTGGTTTGTCCATAACAACACTTCCTAACACTTTGATTCTTGGAATCCCTCTCGTGAAGGCTATGTATAAGAGTGAAGCAGTTGTTCTCCTGGCACAGATTATTTTCTTGCAGAGCATGATTTGGTACAATTTGTTGTTGTTCCTTTATGAACTTGATGCTGTCAAGACCAGGCCTACTGCAGCTGCATCATCATCACAAGGATCAG GAGAAACAGACACAGGTCGTGAAGTACAATCAAAAGGAGAAGAAGACGCAGAACCTAGAATAAAAAGGAAGAGGAAGGTCTTGCTCATTCTTGTCACAGTGGGAAAGAAGCTAATTAAAAATCCTAATACATATGCAACTTTATTGGGTTTTATTTGGTCAAGCATAAAATTTAG GTGGGGATTACATATGCCTGAAGTTGTTAGTCAGTCAATCGAAATATTGTCCAATGGAGGTCTAGGCATGGCCATGTTCAGCTTAG GTCTGTTTATGGCATCACAGTCAAGCATCATAGCATGTGGGCCAAGGATGGCAATGGTGGCAATAGGACTGAAAGTTGTGCTTGGACCTACCCTGATGGCTGTGGCTTCCTTTGTGATTGGATTAAGAGACACATTGTTTAAAGTGGCAATTGTTCAG GCAGCTCTACCCCAAGGAATTGTTCCTTTTGTTTTTGCCAAAGAGTATAATGTCCATCCAGCCGTTTTAAGCACTGC GATCTTGTTAGGAATGCTCATTGCCTTGCCGGTGGAATTGGCCTTCTACTTCCTATTAGCAATTTGA
- the LOC102664159 gene encoding probable pectate lyase 3, translating to MARSANKVTFIFLVAFAITIPCLEAGIAEFDDFLKAQASEAQVIALKSYQPDPINVTAEFNIHVHRALMEEENDTRRELKQKYHGPCMATNPIDSCWRCRKHWAQDRFRETGSSRPTTTLQRKSHRHYASPEVWSKWQWKSENDLFINGATFLQSGAPLGKLPFNKGLMMKPRPGAEASRLTRFAGTLNCKLGKPC from the exons ATGGCAAGAAGTGCAAATAAGGTTACCTTTATCTTCTTGGTTGCTTTTGCCATTACTATTCCATGCCTTGAGGCGGGCATTGCTGAGTTTGACGATTTTCTGAAAGCACAAGCTAGTGAGGCCCAAGTGATCGCTCTTAAATCCTACCAACCTGACCCTATAAACGTTACAGCCGAGTTCAATATCCATGTTCATAG GGCATTAATGGAGGAAGAAAATGATACAAGGAGGGAACTAAAGCAGAAATACCATGGACCATGCATGGCCACGAATCCAATCGATAGTTGTTGGCGGTGTAGGAAACATTGGGCACAAGACCGTTTTAG GGAAACCGGTTCATCGCGCCCAACAACAACGCTGCAAAGGAAATCCCACAGGCACTATGCTTCACCTGAAGTGTGGAGCAAATGGCAGTGGAAATCAGAGAACGACCTCTTCATAAATGGGGCTACTTTTCTTCAGTCAGGAGCACCTCTTGGGAAGCTTCCTTTCAACAAAGGGCTCATGATGAAACCTAGACCTGGGGCAGAAGCCAGCAGGCTCACACGCTTTGCTGGTACCCTAAATTGCAAGCTGGGTAAGCCTTGCTAA
- the LOC100170728 gene encoding peroxisomal voltage-dependent anion-selective channel protein (The RefSeq protein has 1 substitution compared to this genomic sequence), whose amino-acid sequence MAKGPGLYSDIGKKARDLLFKDYHSDQKFTITTYSPTGVAITASGTRKSELFLADVNTQLKNKNITTDIKVDTDSNLFTTITVNEPAPGLKAIFSFKVPDQRSGKVEVQYLHDYAGISTSVGLTANPIVNFSGVIGTNVLALGADLSFDTKIGELTKSNAGLSFTKDDLIASLTLNDKGDALNAAYYHVVNPLTNTAVGAEVTHRFSTNENTLTLGTQHQLDPLTTLKARVNNFGRTSALIQHEWRPKSFFTISGEVDTKAIEKSAKVGLGLVLKP is encoded by the exons ATGGCTAAGGGTCCCGGTCTCTACTCTGACATCGGCAAGAAAGCCAGGG ATCTGCTGTTCAAGGACTACCACAGTGACCAGAAGTTCACCATCACCACCTACTCACCCACTGGAGtt GCTATAACAGCATCAGGAACCAGGAAAAGTGAACTGTTTGTGGCTGATGTCAACACCCAGTTGAAGAACAAAAACATCACTACTGATATCAAAGTTGATACAGATTCTAAT CTCTTCACAACTATCACTGTTAATGAACCTGCTCCTGGTCTGAAGGCTATTTTTAGCTTCAAAGTTCCTGACCAAAGGTCTGGAAAG GTGGAAGTTCAGTACTTGCATGACTATGCTGGAATAAGCACCAGTGTTGGGTTGACAGCAAACCCAATTGTCAACTTCTCTGGTGTTATAGGAACTAATGTTCTTGCTCTTGGTGCTGATCTTTCTTTTGACACCAAAATTGGGGAGTTAACAAAATCCAATGCTGGACTGAGCTTCACCAAAGATGACTTGATTGCCTCATTGACTCT GAATGACAAAGGTGATGCTTTGAATGCTGCATATTACCATGTAGTTAACCCCTTGACCAACACTGCTGTTGGTGCTGAAGTGACCCATAGATTCTCAACTAATGAGAACACTCTCACTCTTGGTACCCAACATCAATTGGATCCATTGACCACATTGAAGGCACGTGTGAACAACTTTGGCAGGACAAGTGCTCTGATCCAGCATGAGTGGCGTCCCAAATCGTTCTTTACCATATCTGGTGAGGTAGACACCAAGGCCATTGAAAAGAGTGCTAAGGTTGGATTGGGTTTGGTTCTCAAACCCTAA